One stretch of Tribolium castaneum strain GA2 chromosome 5, icTriCast1.1, whole genome shotgun sequence DNA includes these proteins:
- the Piezo gene encoding piezo-type mechanosensitive ion channel component isoform X6 → MANFFLCLFIFRIVLPIVLGACIIFRPSLLSAIYLLFLLFLPCIPIPTASSMAGSTGIYIKLLIATSILTFVAQLAFQIVLLAMPPYGHILEKCELLEQILRHVGLVRLDAMNPIAVVTWISPEIVMVVISVGTYVICKKLLEKRTVEVVENEENLPQKAKANRKQFNLFVAVGKYAVLVALCVAAVLRPSVPGGLYFLVFLCAATWWSCCKELGKGFAIVMRCVMAVVVVHMGALYTYQFQWPQEYLDKNSTYARYFGLTPIFWSNCTDDPRTFNWEQEEWATYANPIALFLLYYVLALESKFLLKPQSQKKQGKFLRLEGSFTKPLNRQLSNKQLMRRATTRNKWQSATRKVRLIGGVSPSRRYGSGKKPPVYQDSTGSFTITGENPEDIPMDELGKGAAEEEYKPTIIENVMYGLESILQVIIKSSYIVTNIIMMAWSITYISWITFVLLIWANLLWLVPNQRKSMLRSSPFLVAYAWFLLISAYIYSMNLTESELPTTIEGIDLSEIGFQKVEVLPCNPLLVKCLFTAMFWITLRQFVRERIEERQTTALADMAAPLQVTVGAAAGVENEQDPGSKLMEKIGQYLRKILTKFWIWVVAITLFAVAITGERMTAFRIFYMALFLFFILTFQISFRAWRKMMFGFWLTVIVFSMAILVMVYTYQFKNFDIYWRDYLHVPIQRQLDIGLEKFETKQLFVRLVTPTFFVIITVIQLHYFHKEFMELSDPKNTSVIGVDLDQSSLQGGAPTSDKDETSSSIKMDLTDTDSSQTRWQRLVKYFHHTSNLIFLFLELHMPKFVVLFLMLVCIYDKCALYFILVLLLVLACAFGRPMQIFAIYTSSVFVSVMLLARMIYQTDYINPGNWNVTCEMQNNSKIANNAKWLGFYKTSKDASLPHLVKWNIMYILVVTLWAVILVRQFNYRVSRGKPTTRAFFMFPKITRWDADKSTSNCIKYLFNYGFFKFGVEICLMATVAVIGFRMDMYSIIYSVWLCVMFIAKRDTLAKIWTFYMMFIALLLPIQYVMTVGLPPTLCILFPWDQDYWDKSEVKNAAIFRRLQEFSYLLDTEYPPSPKKLICDFILLLLVSRQAVIFRIEKRWAGREYPGGSNDIIIHHAEEKGFVNPTPDYISSVRSYLDVIKKGVYSSFLWITLAIVFLAGTNRVNVFSIGYLIGAFVFLWQGTDLYLRPIPTIIKSWDLFLGYNVFVILCKTALQIVGCIFIQDIPNYACWLIQLFGIGCVKKFGDLTVQAGLADELVCKVPREYVGLVWDGLCFGFMIMQRRIFTSYNFFHLINEIKAGSILASRGAELIEELRLKRMTEQEEQERRVLEKIKAKMDRIKANQQKIQGSSYKDSENHYVDTIFKGRPKRRTREPKSYKQAVRSGDYYMFDDLDDEDELDFMDIPKDDEEEAKGRGQTVSELLSTAMKTDISTSVKRSETDFRRRGSMPLPTRQKSIISTRSQLSAPYSAPPIIEEPGPRTVTIIDERGKDEPKPGTSKDDDESTVISEQKPTVREKVSVGLLFVWAFIQSSMISLTNFLNKYSRDYRYVIRVLAKEKKFLKEHTDYNVGLRLGSGQLWQPAASYNSLLGQSHEDSVLPTPSCGTFSPSDSYRLVSNSDRPSLDRRDYDEKPPVSDESDQKAMATLPYTSDQDRRKASVLTVPEIRILAPSLERGLDSPSTPSREGSRIDMEEYEGTEMSSYDQPPIIRLLLAIWYIIMSRSENVCYFIIFLNQIKSATFLSLPLPLMVFLWGTLTIPRPDKTFWVTIIAYTEVIVLIKCMFQFDIIPWNMSQGITNNPFYPPRIIGIERNSNFAVWDLLLLLVVFFHRFMLKSMGLWKSSPVPAVLLTEGDYKVNSEGKLEPVQSEMQITRRSSKHSDKTLSSKSSVPEDSDLERLVEESDQNEDDMRRASITKQDLQDKILSVECQRVDPMAHLPQSLKLAFLKYGESIRLFFKQLRDPTSRVAADVYSYMFLCDFYNFFVILIGYSSFGTQQGDGGVSSYLEDDRVPVLFLLMLILQFTLIIVDRGIFLRKNILAKIIFQFIQVFVLHIWLFIVFPIITERGFNSVLAPQMYYMVKCFYLLLSAYQIRCGYPTRILGNFLCKGYNYVNMFLFKGFMAIPFLFELRTVMDWMWTDTSMTVFDWIKMEDIFSHIFQIKCTRHVESEYPQPRGERKPPVIKYLMGGAILALIIAIIWFPLVFFSLGNAVGKPNPPYDVTLEIRIGPYEPVYQMSAQSNSIHQFTESNLAQLQQAYIQQKTAATFISNYEGPDIAAVKLSLDSANIWSISPPDRERMVAEVSSNDSLKIRLEYKVSHKTSKPEDSGVIPDNVEIQVPAAINGKPNVMRQNLLQMLKGNKSASPMILEDILPKFLKVTNRGTAKSISQLMFLNNEDAESPNPVGKAFRTISLSLDSSNDSVTEWWQIKENCTDLNYKMFLKKLPMADCNSIIVYTFNDKIFPSTLSVLTGGGIIGLYSTLVFVAFRFFRGFFAEQCFKIMFEDMPNIDRVLQLCLDIYLVREAGEFALEEDLFAKLVFLFRSPETMIKWTRPKEELADDEDPEGDA, encoded by the exons ATGGCCAATTTTTTCTTGTGCTTGTTCATCTTTAGGATAGTGTTGCCGATCGTTCTGGGGGCAT GTATCATTTTCCGGCCGTCTCTACTTTCCGCCATTTACCTCCTTTTCCTCCTCTTTCTCCCATGTATCCCTATACCGACGGCCAGCTCCATGGCCGGTTCCACCGGCATCTACATCAAGCTCCTCATCGCCACATCCATCCTGACCTTTGTAGCCCAACTGGCTTTCCAGATTGTCCTTCTGGCTATGCCTCCATACGGCCATATCCTCGAAAAATGCGAACTCTTAGAGCAAATTCTACGACACGTGGGTCTTGTCCGGCTCGATGCCATGAACCCCATCGCTGTGGTCACCTGGATTTCGCCTGAAATCGTCATGGTGGTCATATCCGTCGGGACCTACGTCATCTGTAAGAAACTCCTCGAGAAACGGACCGTTGAAGTGGTCGAAAACGAGGAGAATCTTCCACAGAAGGCGAAAGCCAACAGAAAACAATTCAATCTTTTCGTCGCTGTTGGCAAATATGCCGTTTTAGTGGCGCTGTGTGTGGCTGCAGTGCTCCGACCCTCTGTACCTGGAGGGTTGTATTTCTTGGTGTTTTTGTGTGCCGCCACGTGGTGGTCGTGTTGTAAGGAGCTCGGCAAGGGCTTTGCCATTGTGATGAGGTGTGTCATGGCCGTGGTGGTAGTCCACATGGGCGCTCTCTACACGTATCAGTTCCAATGGCCACAGGAGTACCTCGACAAGAACAGTACCTATGCGCGGTATTTCGGCTTGACTCCGATTTTTTGGTCCAATTGCACCGACGATCCCAGAACCTTCAACTGGGAGCAAGAGGAATGGGCGACTTATGCCAACCCCATCGCCCTTTTCCTCCTCTACTACGTGCTAGCACTAGAATCCAAGTTCTTGCTTAAGCCCCAG TCGCAAAAGAAGCAGGGGAAATTTTTACGTCTCGAAGGGAGTTTTACGAAGCCGCTGAATCGGCAGCTTTCTAACAAACAACTAATGCGCAGAGCCACGACGAGAAACAAGTGGCAAAGTGCTACTCGCAAAGTCCGA TTAATCGGGGGAGTGAGTCCATCACGACGTTACGGCTCTGGTAAAAAACCACCCGTTTATCAAGACTCGACGGGAAGTTTCACCATAACTGGCGAGAACCCAGAAGACATCCCAATGGATGAACTCGGTAAGG GTGCTGCAGAAGAGGAATACAAGCCAACCATCATCGAGAATGTCATGTATGGCCTAGAGTCGATCCTCCAGGTCATCATCAAATCCTCATACATCGTCACAAACATCATCATGATGGCGTGGAGTATAACCTACATCAGCTGGATCACTTTCGTTCTTCTCATCTGGGCCAATCTTTTGTGGCTTGTTCCTAACCAAAGGAAATCAATGCTTCGGTCTAGTCCCTTCCTGGTGGCCTACGCGTGGTTCCTCCTCATTTCGGCATACATTTACTCGATGAATCTTACCGAAAGCGAGTTACCAACTACCATCGAAGGCATAGATTTGTCCGAAATCGGCTTCCAGAAGGTGGAGGTTCTCCCGTGCAACCCTCTTCTAGTTAAATGTCTCTTCACGGCGATGTTTTGGATCACTCTGAGACAATTCGTAAGAGAACGAATCGAAGAACGCCAAACTACAGCACTTGCCGACATGGCTGCGCCCCTCCAAGTGACTGTAGGAGCGGCAGCTGGGGTTGAAAACGAACAAGACCCTGGCAGTAAACTAATGGAGAAAATCGGGCAATATTTGAGgaaaattttgacgaaattttggaTTTGGGTGGTGGCGATCACGCTTTTCGCCGTGGCCATAACCGGGGAGAGGATGACAGCGTTTAGGATTTTCTACATGGCGTTGTTCCTGTTTTTCATCCTCACGTTCCAAATCTCGTTTAGAGCTTGGAGGAAGATGATGTTCGGGTTCTGGTTAACTGTCATAGTCTTTTCCATGGCAATACTAGTCATGGTCTACACTTACCAATTCAAGAACTTTGATATCTACTGGCGGGATTACCTACACGTGCCTATTCAACG CCAATTGGATATCGGCCTGGAAAAATTCGAGACGAAACAGTTGTTCGTCCGATTGGTCACTCCCacattttttgtcataatcaCTGTAATCCAACTGCACTACTTCCATAAAGAGTTTATGGAACTGTCTGATCCGAAAAATACCAGCGTTATTGGAGTAGACCTAGATCAGAGTAGCCTCCAAGGGGGCGCCCCTACTAGTGATAAAGACGAAACGTCTTCATCCATCAAGATGGACCTGACCGACACAG ATTCATCGCAAACTCGGTGGCAACGCCTCGTTAAGTATTTCCACCACACCAGTAACCTAATTTTCCTATTCCTGGAGTTACACATGCCCAAATTCgtcgttttgtttttaatgcttGTTTGCATTTACGACAAATGCGCCTTGTACTTCATCCTAGTCCTTCTCCTAGTACTTGCGTGTGCTTTCGGACGTCCCATgcaaatttttgcgatttatACGAGTTCTGTTTTCGTCTCTGTGATGTTACTAGCGCGAATGATTTACCAAACCGATTATATAAATCCCGGTAATTGGAACGTAACCTGTGAG ATGcaaaacaattcaaaaattgcgAATAACGCAAAATGGTTGGGTTTTTACAAAACGAGCAAAGATGCAAGTCTACCGCACTTGGTCAAGTGGAACATCATGTATATCCTTGTGGTGACCCTATGGGCTGTTATTTTGGTCCGGCAGTTTAATTATAGGGTTTCGAGGGGGAAACCGACCACAAGGGCTTTTTTCATGTTTCCCAAAATCACGCGATGGGACGCTGATAAAAGTACAAGCAACTGTATCAAGTATTTATTCAACTATGGTTTCTTCAAGTTCGGAGTAGAAATTTGTTTGATGGCTACAGTGGCCGTCATTGGCTTCAGGATGGACATGTATTCCATCATCTATAGTGTTTGGCTGTGTGTTATGTTTATTGCAAAACGGGACACACTTGCCAAAATTTGGACTTTCTACATGATGTTTATTGCCTTACTTCTCCCAATTCAATACGTAATGACAGTAGGATTACCTCCAACACTGTGTATAC TTTTTCCATGGGACCAAGACTATTGGGACAAAAGTGAAGTAAAAAATGCTGCAATTTTCCGAAGACTTCAGGAGTTCTCCTACTTATTGGACACAGAGTATCCCCCTTCTCCCAAGAAACttatttgtgattttattCTTCTCCTTTTGGTGTCTCGTCAAGCTGTGATCTTCCGTATCGAGAAAAGATGGGCAGGGCGGGAATACCCAGGCGGTTCTAACGATATTATAATCCATCACGCGGAAGAAAAAGGGTTTGTTAACCCAACCCCGGACTACATATCGAGTGTCAGATCATATTTGGACGTTATCAAGAAAGGGGTCTACTCCAGTTTCCTCTGGATAACCCTAGCTATAGTCTTTCTAGCCGGCACTAACCGGGTTAATGTTTTCTCAATCGGTTACTTGATCGGtgcttttgtgtttttgtggcAAGGTACCGACTTGTATCTCCGACCTATCCCGACAATCATCAAGTCATGGGACCTTTTTTTGGGATACAACGTTTTCGTAATTTTGTGCAAAACCGCCTTACAAATAGTCGGTTGTATTTTCATACAAGACATCCCAAACTATGCCTGTTGGCTTATCCAGCTGTTTGGTATCGGTTGCGTGAAAAAATTCGGCGATCTTACCGTACAAGCCGGTCTCGCCGACGAACTCGTTTGCAAAGTACCGAGAGAATACGTCGGACTTGTATGGGACGGGTTATGTTTCGGTTTTATGATAATGCAGCGACGCATTTTCACCAGTTATAACTTCTTCCACCTTATTAACGAGATCAAAGCGGGCTCTATTCTGGCTTCGCGAGGCGCCGAGCTGATCGAGGAGCTCCGTCTGAAACGCATGACCGAACAGGAGGAGCAAGAACGTCGCGTtctagaaaaaatcaaagccAAGATGGACCGCATCAAAGCCAACCAGCAGAAAATCCAAGGATCGAGTTACAAAGACAGTGAAAACCACTACGTGG ATACGATATTTAAGGGTAGGCCTAAGCGGAGAACGAGGGAGCCCAAGTCGTACAAGCAgg CTGTGCGGTCCGGCGACTACTACATGTTCGATGATTTAGATGACGAAGATGAGTTAGATTTTATGGACATACCGAAAGATGATGAGGAAGAGGCGAAGGGACGCGGACAGACTGTTAGTGAG CTTCTAAGTACTGCCATGAAGACTGACATCAGTACGAGTGTGAAACGGTCCGAGACTGATTTTCGTCGAAGAGGAAGTATGCCTCTACCGACAAGACAGAAATCGATAATATCGACCCGGTCACAACTATCAGCACCCTATTCTGCTCCTCCTATA ATTGAGGAGCCGGGACCTAGAACCGTCACTATTATCGATGAGCGGGGAAAAGACGAGCCAAAGCCAGGCACTAGTAAAGATGATGACGAGTCCACTGTCATAAGTGAGCAAA AACCAACAGTCCGGGAAAAAGTCTCGGTCGGGTTGTTATTCGTCTGGGCTTTCATCCAGAGCTCAATGATCAGTCTCACCAACTTCCTCAATAAATACTCGAGGGATTACCGCTACGTAATCCGTGTTTTGGCCAAGGAGAAAAAGTTTTTGAAGGAACACACGGACTACAACGTTGGTTTGCGTCTCGGCTCGGGTCAGTTGTGGCAACCAGCAGCGTCGTACAACAGTCTTCTTGGCCAGTCACA CGAGGATTCGGTGCTACCGACTCCGTCTTGCGGCACATTCAGTCCTTCCGATTCGTACAGACTCGTCTCGAATAGCGACAG GCCATCTTTGGATCGCCGGGACTACGACGAGAAACCGCCAGTCAGCGACGAGAGCGACCAAAAAGCCATGGCTACCTTACCCTACACGTCCGATCAGGACAG GCGCAAGGCGAGTGTTCTCACGGTCCCCGAAATTCGCATTCTGGCCCCAAGTCTGGAACGTGGATTAGACTCGCCTTCAACACCAAG CAGGGAGGGGTCGCGGATCGATATGGAGGAGTACGAAGGCACGGAGATGTCCTCGTACGACCAGCCGCCCATAATAAGGCTTTTACTCGCGATCTGGTACATCATAATGAGCCGATCCGAAAACGTCTGCTACTTTATCATATTTTTGAACCAAATCAAATCGGCGACTTTCCTGTCGTTGCCGTTGCCTCTCATGGTGTTCCTCTGGGGTACTTTGACCATTCCGAGGCCGGACAAGACTTTCTGGGTTACCATTATCGCATATACTGAG GTAATAGTACTGATCAAATGCATGTTCCAATTCGATATAATACCCTGGAACATGAGTCAAGGGATCACAAACAACCCATTCTACCCTCCAAGAATAATCGGAATTGAGCGAAACTCCAATTTTGCCGTTTGGGACCTTTTGCTTCTCTTGGTCGTATTTTTCCACAG ATTTATGTTAAAATCGATGGGTTTGTGGAAAAGTTCCCCAGTCCCGGCTGTCCTTCTGACCGAAGGCGACTACAAAGTGAACTCCGAGGGTAAACTCGAACCGGTTCAAAGTGAGATGCAAATCACGCGCCGCAG CTCCAAGCACAGTGACAAGACTCTTTCGAGTAAAAGTTCGGTCCCTGAAGACAGTGACCTCGAACGGCTCGTGGAGGAGTCGGATCAAAACGAAGATGATATGAGAAGGGCCAGTATAACCAAGCAGGATTTACAGGATAAGATTTTGAGTGTGGAGTGTCAACGGGTCGATCCTATGGCACACTTGCCCCAGTCGTTAAAACTAGC GTTCTTGAAATACGGGGAAAGTATCAGACTGTTTTTCAAGCAGTTGCGCGACCCCACGTCCAGGGTGGCTGCTGATGTGTATTCGTACATGTTTCTGTgcgatttttacaattttttcgttattttgaTCGGGTATAGTTCGTTCGGGACGCAGCAAGGGGATGGAGGAGTGTCTTCGTATCTGGAAGACGACAGAGTCCCCGTCTTGTTCCTCCTGATGCTTATTTTACAGTTCACGTTGATTATAGTGGACCGAGGGATATTTTTAAGGAAGAATATTTTAGCTAAGATTATATTCCAGTTTATCCAAGTTTTTGTCTTGCACATTTGGTTGTTTATCGTTTTTCCCATAATCACGGAACg GGGCTTCAATTCAGTGTTAGCCCCTCAAATGTATTACATGGTCAAGTGTTTCTACTTGCTGTTATCAGCATATCAGATCAGATGTGGCTACCCGACCCGAATTTTGGGCAACTTCCTGTGTAAAGGCTACAATTATGTCAATATGTTCCTATTTAAGGGTTTCATGGCGATTCCCTTTCTATTCGAATTGAGGACCGTGATGGACTGGATGTGGACCGACACCTCAATGACTGTCTTTGACTGGATCAAAATGGAGGACATATTTTCACACATTTTCCAAATCAAA TGCACACGACACGTTGAAAGCGAGTATCCCCAACCACGAGGCGAGCGCAAACCCCCCGTCATCAAATACCTGATGGGGGGAGCAATCCTCGCCCTAATTATCGCCATAATTTGGTTCCCTCTCGTCTTCTTCTCACTGGGAAACGCCGTGGGCAAGCCCAACCCTCCCTACGACGTAACCCTCGAAATCCGTATAGGGCCCTACGAGCCGGTTTACCAGATGTCGGCCCAAAGCAACTCGATTCATCAATTTACCGAAAGCAATCTCGCTCAACTGCAACAGGCCTACATCCAGCAAAAGACCGCGGCAACCTTCATTTCGAATTACGAAGGACCCGATATTGCCGCCGTTAAGCTTAGCTTAGACTCGGCAAACATCTGGAGCATCTCACCGCCGGATCGTGAACGAATGGTGGCGGAAGTTAGTTCCAACGATTCGTTGAAAATTAGACTCGAATATAAGGTTTCGCACAAGACCAGTAAACCGGAAGATTCCGGCGTGATTCCCGACAATGTCGAGATCCAAGTTCCGGCGGCAATCAACGGGAAACCGAACGTCATGAGGCAGAATCTTTTACAAATGCTGAAGGGTAATAAGAGTGCAAGTCCGATGATTCTCGAAGATATACTCcccaaatttttgaaagttaCCAACCGGGGGACGGCGAAGTCCATCTCGCAGTTAATGTTTTTGAATAACGAGGATGCAG AAAGTCCAAACCCTGTCGGGAAGGCGTTCAGGACTATAAGTTTAAGCTTGGATAGTAGCAACGACTCCGTTACGGAGTGGTGGCAGATTAAGGAAAATTGTACTGATCTTAATTACAAAATGTTCCTCAAAAAGCTACCGATGGCCGACTGCAACTCCATCATTGTGTATACTTtcaacgataaaatttttcccaGTACTTTGAGCGTTCTAACTGGGGGAGG CATAATCGGCCTTTACTCAACTCTAGTTTTCGTTGCTTTCCGCTTCTTCCGCGGTTTCTTCGCCGAGCAGTGCTTCAAAATCATGTTTGAAGACATGCCGAACATAGACCGAGTGTTGCAACTCTGCCTCGACATCTACCTAGTCCGTGAAGCCGGCGAATTCGCTCTAGAGGAAGACCTCTTTGCGAAACTAGTGTTCCTCTTCCGGTCGCCGGAAACCATGATTAAGTGGACGCGACCTAAGGAAGAGCTCGCCGACGACGAGGACCCCGAAGGGGACGCCTAA